In the genome of Dioscorea cayenensis subsp. rotundata cultivar TDr96_F1 unplaced genomic scaffold, TDr96_F1_v2_PseudoChromosome.rev07_lg8_w22 25.fasta BLBR01002165.1, whole genome shotgun sequence, the window attatttttttaaacaatcatTATTCTAATAACTCACCCTCAAATACTAGGCTAAAGTCTACACCGGTCAAGCAGTGGAGAAATAATTTATTTCCCGCAGTATTGGTTTTATGCACTGTTCCCATATCTCAGTTGGCTGCAATCAAAGCTTCTCTTATTACAGAGACGCTCATGTTTGCATCTGGTTCAATGTCtaaatttaaatcatatttaatcCTGACACCTGCAGGAATGAAGATAGCTGCAAGTAATTTGTGGAGAGCCAATTTCAAGCATTCAGCACACACTTTTACTAGCAACAGAGCTTGTGTTTTGCGCAACCACTCTTTATCAATTTACACTGTAAGATCAATTGGCAAAGGCTCAGTACCAGTCCCACTGTCTGTAAGTCTgtaagtttggtcttcaatacGATTTTACGTTCCTGCTGCTCATAGCATTCAGGCACATGATCACTGTTTGTGAATTTATAAATGATATGCAGTAATTTGGTTTGGCCATAAAATGACATTGTACACCGTAGTATTACTTTCAGAACATGAAATTCGCCAAAATTGCTCTCTGTTGTCTATCATGTACACAAACTAAACTAATACCTAAAAACACAGATTTGCCATCTTTCTAGTTGTGTTTACCAGGACATTCGACGGTGATGGTATCCGGCATTCAATTCCCAGAGAAATTGGGTTGTTGAGCCATCAGATTGAATTCCATTTTCTCAAATCAGGTATTCAAATCTGTGTGCTATGATGAACAAGTACTGCTATAACTTCCTATTGGTCCTATGTTGACTCTAGATTTCGGCTATCGAAATAATGAATTTAACTGAAAACTATGACAAATGTTTTGAATCTCCATATGAGATGTTTATTTCCAAGGCTTTTGTTGCTTTATGCATGTAATTTTTCtccattaaaaattaataggaTGCTATATCTTTATATTGGCTCTACGTTGACCCCAGGCTATAAAGTCAATCCGCCTTATTAGATTTCGCCATGTTTTTCAGCACATGCTTATTTATGCTttggtgaatatatatatatatctcgtGATCTTAATAATGGATTAAACCGTAAACTATGACTAATGTTTTGAATTATAGTGGTTTTTTCCAAGGCTTTTGTTGCTTTCATTCATATGTAATTTTTGTGTGCATTATTAATTAAGGCTACTTTTACCTTCCAAATTTCCTAAAAGCTCAGGCCAAATGAGGTGAATGTTACATTACTCATTCTCTTTCTCTTAATTAATAGAATCTTGTAACATCCGATTTGTGATATGTTGACCACCAGGCCACGAAGTCTATTGCCTTGTTAGATTTCGGCATTTTTTTAATGCTCGTCGGATATATACAGCATGATCTAAACATTGTTAAAGCGGGTAAGTGCCAAGACTTAATGTTAATActtcaatatatttatattcttgtACTCTCAATTTACGTAaagttaaaattcaaaaatgaacATAAACATTTCACATAAAAAATTAGCTATGTTAATAAACTAAAAGGTCATTAAGTTAAATAATGAGTTAAATTCTATACAAGAGATCTAGTGTTAATAAACTAAGATTGTTGgctttaaaattaaattgacTAATGCATGTTTTTTTACCGTTTATCATAATTGagtgtgggtttttttttccctagGCTTTTGTTGCTGCCATTCACAAGTAATTTTTTCCCATGATCAATTAACAGATGATTCATCAGGCATCTTTTTTGacaaaaaggaaaatttttggcggttttatttaatgaaaaatgtCTCAATCTAGCCCTTGATCTATGCTACAAAAGTCTTAATCTCAAATTGATAGCCATTATTTGGGAGTCAGTGAATCtacatgaaagaaaaagaaactaagATCTTGTTAAATTGGATGGATAGGTAAGGGCATTGCATTAATATGTTTACATTGTTTTGCTCATAATTCTTGTGTTACTGTATTTTCATTCAATCCCAAGAAAActagagaaaattaaaaaaaaaaaaaaaaatctcattcaACCTATCttatataaatacaataataatttttaatcacaTCTATCTCAtaagataatttataaattaaatcaaaagaaaaaacaagaatcacccaaaaacaaaaatcaaaataacaaaaaacaaactCCATCTTTCTATGCACATTCACATGAAAAAtgacaaaaagataaaaaaagaagtgTACATCATGAAGGGCAAGGCAATACTCCCCCTTTGGTTACAATTCCTCAACCAAAACCCCTTCAATGAACATaataatttacataaataaacatCCTTCATCTATAAacctaattaaaaaaagaaaaaagaaaaaagaaaagaatcaaacaaagaagaagaagaagaagaagaagaagaagaagaagaaattcaaATCATCATCCTCTCCTATGATTCACCAAATGTTTGGGTGATGAAGCCTCTCCCAACTTCTTATCACTCAACCTTCTTCCATAATCCTTCTTCCTCCTTCTAACATTAGTCCCATCATGCATGGAAGGCACCAAATACCACCAAATGGAAGTGCAACAAATAGCAAACACCTTCCCAaacaaaactaaactaaatagaatcaaaaccataaccatTGACCAATAATGATATCTCCATCTCCCCAAACTACACCTTTTCTCAGCCACCTTACACTTCTCCGGCACCGGAACAACCTCCGGTTGCTCTTTAACCGGTGACGGTGGTGATTCGGGCACCGATATCTTTGTCAAAGGCTTTTTCTTGTCATCCTTGAGTTTGATGATGATGGGAACCCAATCATTAGAGTTGCTATACATGAACTTCACCATGGCAGTGTCTTTGGAGCCAGACTTGGCCAtgatcttctccttctttgcttcTAACTCAGCCATCACAGCAGAGAACTTATCTAAACCTCTTTGTGAGTatgggttcttgttcttcttctttgattcttTTGGTGTTGATGGTGCAGATGGATCTTCATCCACATGAGAAAAGTTTCCTGTTCCACAAAACATCACCTCTCTTTAATTTCTCTCTATGTTTCTCTCTGGTTTATTTGGTCATGGATTtaactttcatatatatatatatatatataaatctaggGAATGGTTTCAGCAGTCATATTTTGAAGGTATAAATCTAAATGGAAAGACTTGATCAAGGGAGGAAGGTGGAGGTGGTAGTCAAATGAAGATATAATAGAAGACAAGGAAGCAATTCAAACAAGAAGTTTCCATCATGTTGTAATACTTTTCCATGTAGTTGACTTGGTGATGgaacaatataaaattattattttaagggATGTGGTAGTAAGTAGGTAACTTGGAGCCTCTGCCACTTTATTAAATTCTTAATTGCCTAATGTTTGACAAAGTCCACTATGACCAAACTCATATGTAATCTTTTAACATAATAAAGTTTTTgtcattatttttcttgttttatttagtGGAGTGGTTTTGATAATTGAACCAATGAATTTCCCTACttagaaatattaatgagagagacatctatatatatatatatatatatatgtttgattagCTTGTTCTCTACTTCATTTTTAGTGTCAATCTTGATTGGCGTTTTAACACACTTGTGTTGCTTGACTAACGATGCAACTAGCATTAAGGAATACACCAATGTGAAAACTAATGTTTAATTAGTCTATTTATTTagcaatattattatttgaactattttatatatattagataatgttattgttaaaaaaaaattatgttaaaaaatagaAGCTTATGTCAATAATCAAGAGTCAAGCATGTGTGACATAATCCATCTATCAACAATCACGCCACCAGTGatatagaataaatttttttaatcataatattacataacataaaaatcattcTAATCAACaatattaactaatttataaaatatcttaAAACTAAATATAGATTCTTTAAATCTATTTACTTACTAACTATGTTCCAACAAGGTCAAGTTTAAATCATCAAGtgcaataaaaattttcaactttctctattttggttttaaaatatttttatttacatcttAATTATGCATTAGGCAGGAATCAAATTTTCGACTTATTATATGAGAATCAAATGTTACTTTATTGATCAGCCGTTACAACCGGTAGCCTTTCCCTATGCACTTATATTAACacaaatttactaaaaaaatataaaataaataataaataataaactatgatttttgtatttttttcttaacattagcttattaaaagaaaacagaagTAAGGATTGAGATTGTGGGAATTTGGTTTGGGGATAAGGATCTGTTTCTTAAGTTCAAAGTCTTGTGAGTGAGGAGTCAATTGGAAAGTGATTTTAATCCTGTCTTTTGTAGAGTTAGTTTCAAAGTTCTAGAAAATGTGTGTCATCCTCTTTATCATCGCAACAAATAATAATGGCATTTACTATGAATTAATGGTTGCTTGTTGTGCTGGACCTTTCTCAGCATAATTGGATATAtactaaatatattaataattttttaaacttaagcattcaaatttagtgtttttttttaatagtcttTGTCCCGAGTTGTATTTATGGCCCAGCCAAACATGGTGTTAATCAACTTAATTTGTACAAATATATCCTCCAAGATGAAGTGACTCTTGtgtatataaacaataatattgcCATTGAATTTTGCATGTTACTTGCCAAATAAATCcaattctaatatatatatatatatattgagcatCAATCATCTGTGTAGGTTtatagattaaaaatttataaacgtTTATGTAAGCCATTGAATTTCAATTCAACGGTTGTGCGCTGTACAATAAACAGTATCACACTATAGCGGCTTAATTATTATTGTGCTTAACTGCGGGCATTCTGGGAACATCCGCAGTTGAtatttcttgtatatatatacaagaaaatCAAGATGTAAAAAGAGCCTTGAATTTGAtaatataacaacaacaacaaaaaaaaaggcaaagtaAGCAACAAAATTCCTGTTGAGTTACCTTGAACACAAAGCTAATATTAACTAGAAAATGTATGAAGATGTGAACAAGATATAAAGATTTGACTTTGAAAAACTAGACAGACACAATAAATATCAAGGAATTTGATGAAAGGTAAGGTTTAATccagcaaataataaattagatcAGTTTAATATTCATCCAACGGAAACAACACCAACAAGCATGTGCATTAACATAAGTGAAAATATTTGTCAACAAATGAATTGCAAAGAGATCAATAGTAgcacaaaattaaaagatatgcTGTCAACTATTCAGGTTTGAAAATGAATGGTTGAAAAAACAACTGCAGATAAACATTTGAAAACATGAAGGGGCTATGAAGACATGAATTGCAGATATCATGCAATGGATAAATAAGTATCAAAGATGTCTCTATGACAATGAAGTTCACATCTTTCAACATTTATAATAGCTGCTGTTTGCAGTTCttcttctcaaaaaaaaaaaagtctgtGACAATGATATGGACACATTGTTAATATAGCACATAAGTGAAACTGAAGTATCAATGCTgacattttatcatttaaatttttaactatttaaattgcACAATAACTGAGTGGTAGTAGATCCTTCAAACTATCAATTTTACCATTTGAGATAGATGTTTTCTTCATGCACTCTGCAGTGACCTGGAGCCAAAACTTCTTGGTCTATGCTTATCTTTTGGTTTTACCAGATTTCTTGGTGTAGACAAAATAACCTAGGGTTTTGAGATATCAACATCAAATTGACAAGCATGATCTCCACGTCATCCAGAGTTATGCAATTTATAATCCAGAAACATGCCATCATCCATTGAACAGCATAAATGCATTACCTCCATAATTTGGTTACTAATATTGACCAGATGAGAATCTCATgaagttgataaaataaagagaaaacttCAAAATAGAGCATATCACTTTGGAAACCATATCCATGATTGATCTAATGCATTTCAATAGAAGAACCattaatattgatatttaaCAACAAGCAAACCTATTTGTCGAGAATTTCTCACATTATATTCCTGAGACAGTTCGAATTTCCTTCCAAGTTGGTTTGTCTCATAGATTGTTCACAGGTCAAACTCAATCTTTAATGAAGAATCTTAATTTAACTCACAGAACTTGTTACGAATATGCCTAAATTGGCTTTAAAAAAACAGTACTTCATCAGGATATCATTTGAAACATAAAACGTAAGAGATTGATTAAAATTCTTGATTTCTCTCCATATCACTCTAAATTTGAGGATACAAGATTTGAATTGGTGTTGTTTCATTCATTCCAcctaaaaaattcattttaattggAATTTGGCTATTCATAATGCACACTGATCCATCTGCCATGGCTTAGTGGTTTAAGGGCCGACCCATACCATAATTAGCACATTTGTTGGTCCTGCTGGATGCACAACCATGGGAATGTTCAATAAGTCTATTAGAACTCACTCTATCAAAGGAATTTCATAACCATACATTGCAAATTGATCCAGTGCATTCATACTATAACATATGAACGGTAAGAATTCTTATTGTTATTGAAACTCGGAGAAAAAAGATTTCAAGAACTGATAGGTACTTAGGCAAAGCAAGATAAACATTTGATTACAGTTTCAATTAAgacttaaagaaaaaaaaaagcttgtaTCACTGTGCTGTAAACTAAGAACTTTTTACTGATCTTGTtccaaaaattatttcattagaagGTATTTTATGGCTTCAAGGAACTCTAGAGTCTCAAGAAAATtactaaatacaaaaacatcagtttgatttaatttatacttgtgttattataattttacaagAAAGGAAACTCATCATCAGTCATGTAATTCTATTGCATATAGAGACTTAGCATGCTAGCTATATTATCCTAAGAACTCCCAATCGCTAGGATCACACATTAGCAACAAACTCTGCCATAAATATGAAGGTCTCAATAGCAATCACCAAACTTCATGTCATTCAGATCATAAGCAGATCCAGTCGGCAAGACACACCAAATCTGTTGATTAAAATCaactatgaaaattaaatataccATGCTAAAACTggcttagaatttttttttttaattattattttattaaacaatgGTACAACATTTATTCCTATGTACAGAGACAATTTCCAACAAGGTCATGAACTAGAAACATTACTACAATGTTCAACAGTATCAAGAATCCTACCATTTAAAGTGATATGCTTCAAGTCTATGATAAAGTTGTTCCTCagaaatccaaatccaaaagTCCCATCCACATACTCCCATATCCTGCCCTCCACATTCCGAGGATCACCAGAAGAACCAGACAGGTCTGGAAGCACCAAATCATAACTAGAGTTGATACAAAGAATGCGTGAAACCACCTCCATATGTTTATCAGTCCGAT includes:
- the LOC120257493 gene encoding uncharacterized protein LOC120257493 translates to MFCGTGNFSHVDEDPSAPSTPKESKKKNKNPYSQRGLDKFSAVMAELEAKKEKIMAKSGSKDTAMVKFMYSNSNDWVPIIIKLKDDKKKPLTKISVPESPPSPVKEQPEVVPVPEKCKVAEKRCSLGRWRYHYWSMVMVLILFSLVLFGKVFAICCTSIWWYLVPSMHDGTNVRRRKKDYGRRLSDKKLGEASSPKHLVNHRRG